GGACGGCTGTTGACCGGTGTCGGTGCTTGGCGCGACTGGGACGTGCAGTAGATGGTTCCGCAGTAGGTGGTTCCGGAACCCTTAGTTCCAGAGGGTGGCTAGAGCGATGTTGACCAGCGCCAGCCCGCCGACTCCGTGAGCCAGGCCGGTGGAGACAGGCTCGCCCTTCTTGACCTTGCGGGAGCCGATGACTGCCAGGACTGCCACCACAATCGCTATGGCGAACTTGATACCGAGCTTGACGTAGTTCGGGTCCTTGTCATCCATGAAAGGAATAAGGCCCATCATGGCGATGCCGGTGAGGAGCTGAAGGAACGCACCGTCCCGCTGGCGGGGATGCACAGTGGGCGTCTTCATGGTGGCGATCCAGTAGCCCACGATCATGGCGGCGCCGACGATGTGCAGGAACACCAGAATGCTGTACAGGATACTCATGAGCCAAGCTTAGCCAGTTTCTTCTACATCACGTAGCAGAAACGTGCTTGTCCAGGGGGCGTGGCGACCGGAACACGGAAGAGGGGCAGGTTTTCCGGGCCTACCCGGAGAACCTGCCCCTCTTCTTATCTATGGTGTGCTGTGACCGGGCTTAGAGGCCCAGGTCCGCTTCGAACGCACCTTCCTCAAGGCGGGCCTTGAGGGTCTGGAGGAAGCGGCCGGCGTCGGCGCCGTCCACCAGGCGGTGATCGTAGGTCAGCGACAGGTACATCATGGAGCGGATGGCGATCGAATCGTCGCCGTTCTCGTCAGCTACCACTACAGCGCGCTTGACGATCGCACCCGTTCCCAGGATGCCGACCTGCGGCTGGTTGATGATCGGAGTGTCGAACAGCGCGCCGACGGAACCGATGTTGGTGATGCTGAACGTGCCGCCTGACAGTTCATCCGGACCGATCTTGCCATCACGGGTGCGGCCTGCGACGTCGGCGATCTTGCTGGCAAGACCGGCGAGGTTCAGGTTGCCCGCGTCTGCGATGACAGGAACAAGGAGGCCCTTGTCGGTGTCCACGGCAATCGCGAGGTGCTCGGCGTTGTGGTAGGTGATTTCCTGCTTGGACTCGTCGTAGGCAGCGTTGAGCTTGGGGTGCTGCTTCAGGGCTTCGGCAACAGCCTTGGCGATGAACGGCAGGAACGTGAGCTTGACGCCGTTCTGGGCCTGGAAGTTGTTCTTGGCCTTGAGGCGAAGCTTGGCGATCTTGGTCATGTCCACTTCGTGCACCTGCGTCAGCTGCGTGGAGACCTCAAGCGACTCGCGCATGCGGCGGGCGATGACCTGACGGATGCGGGGTGCCTTCTCGGTGGTACCGCGCAGGGACGAAGCAACAACCGGAGCAGCAGCCTTGGGGGCGGCAGCAGGAGCAGCGGCCGGTGCCGGTGCTGCAGCAGCCTGCTTTGCTTCGGCAGCTGCGAGCACATCCTGCTTGCGGATGCGGCCGCCGACGCCGGTGCCGGAGACGGAGGCGATGTCTACGCCGTGCTGGTTTGCGAGCTTGCGCACCAACGGGGTGACGTAGCCGGACTCGGAGGAGCTGCCGGACTCGGACTGGGCTGCTGCAGGGGCAGAAGCAGCGGGTGCAGCTTCCTGGGCCGGGGCAGCCGGGGCAGCCGGTGCCTCCGGGGCCGGGGACGCTGCGG
The Paenarthrobacter ureafaciens genome window above contains:
- the sucB gene encoding 2-oxoglutarate dehydrogenase, E2 component, dihydrolipoamide succinyltransferase, with translation MSESVNLPALGESVTEGTVTRWLKQVGDRVEIDEPLLEVSTDKVDTEIPSPVAGVIEEILVAEDETAEVGAPLVRIGDGSGSGSTGEAPAQEAPAAEAPAEQPAQEAPAAEAPAEQPAQEAPAAGGEGHEVTLPALGESVTEGTVTRWLKAIGDTVEVDEPLLEVSTDKVDTEIPSPVAGTLQEIRVSEDETAEVGSVLAVIGSGAAAPAAAPAPAAETPAATEAPAAPAAEEAPAPAASPAPEAPAAPAAPAQEAAPAASAPAAAQSESGSSSESGYVTPLVRKLANQHGVDIASVSGTGVGGRIRKQDVLAAAEAKQAAAAPAPAAAPAAAPKAAAPVVASSLRGTTEKAPRIRQVIARRMRESLEVSTQLTQVHEVDMTKIAKLRLKAKNNFQAQNGVKLTFLPFIAKAVAEALKQHPKLNAAYDESKQEITYHNAEHLAIAVDTDKGLLVPVIADAGNLNLAGLASKIADVAGRTRDGKIGPDELSGGTFSITNIGSVGALFDTPIINQPQVGILGTGAIVKRAVVVADENGDDSIAIRSMMYLSLTYDHRLVDGADAGRFLQTLKARLEEGAFEADLGL